Proteins from a genomic interval of Periophthalmus magnuspinnatus isolate fPerMag1 chromosome 11, fPerMag1.2.pri, whole genome shotgun sequence:
- the LOC117378206 gene encoding 26S proteasome non-ATPase regulatory subunit 4 isoform X2, with protein sequence MVLESTMVCVDNSEYMRNGDFLPTRLQAQQDAVNIVCHSKTRSNPENNVGLITMANNCEVLTTLTPDTGRILSKLHAVQPKGKICFCTGIRVAHLALKHRQGKNHKMRIIAFVGSPVEDNEKDLVKMAKRLKKEKVNVDIINFGEEEVNTEKLTAFINTLNGKEGTGSHLVTVPPGPSLADALLSSPILAGEGGSMMGLGASDFEFGVDPSADPELALALRVSMEEQRQRQEEEARRVAAASAAEAGVTTPSADESEEALLKMSVSQPDNGAAVLPDFSSMTEEEQIAYAMQMSLAGGEYGEMDTGGPMDTAESVKEEDDYDVMQDPDFLQSVLENLPGVDPNNEAIRNAMGSLASQTGNKPDAKKDQEKKK encoded by the exons ATGGTGCTCGAAAGTACTATGGTCTG TGTGGATAACAGTGAATATATGAGGAATGGGGACTTTCTACCAACCAGACTACAGGCTCAACAAGATGCTGTCAACATCGTTTGCCACTCAAAGACACGTAGTAACCCAGAAAATAACGTGGGACTCATCACAATGGCAAA TAACTGTGAGGTCCTCACAACACTGACTCCAGACACTGGACGCATATTGTCCAAACTTCATGCGGTCCAACCCAAAGGGAAGATCTGCTTCTGTACCGGTATCAGAGTCGcacat TTAGCACTAAAGCACAGACAAGGCAAAAACCACAAGATGAGGATTATAGCTTTTGTTGGGAGTCCAGTGGAGGATAATGAAAAAGAT CTTGTCAAAATGGCCAAACGGTTGAAGAAAGAAAAGGTTAATGTAGATATTATTAACTTTGGAGAAGAG GAGGTGAATACAGAGAAACTCACAGCTTTCATTAACACCCTGAATGGTAAAGAGGGAACCGGCTCTCACCTGGTGACTGTTCCCCCTGGGCCCAGTTTGGCCGATGCTCTACTTTCATCCCCCATCCTTGCTGGAGAGGGGGGCTCCATGATGGGTCTTGGTGCCAGCGACTTTGAGTTTGGTGTTGATCCAAGTGCAGATCCGGAACTGGCTCTG gCCCTGCGTGTTTcgatggaggagcagcgacagaggcaggaggaagaGGCCCGTAGAGtggctgctgcttctgctgctgagGCCGGTGTGACCACTCCCAGTGCAGATG AATCCGAGGAAGCCTTACTGAAGATGTCCGTGTCTCAGCCCGACAATGGGGCAGCGGTGCTCCCTGACTTTAGCAGCATgactgaggaggagcagatcgCTTATGCCATGCAGATGTCTCTGGCCGGAGGAG AGTATGGAGAAATGGACACAGGAGGCCCTATGGACACAGCAGAATCGGTCAAG gaagAGGATGACTATGATGTGATGCAAGATCCAGACTTCTTACAGAGTGTGTTGGAAAATCTACCTGGAGTTGACCCAAACAATGAAGCCATCCGCAACGCTATGGGTTCCCTGGCATCCCAGACCGGAAACAAACCTGATGCCAAGAAAGACCAAGAAAAGAAGAAATGA
- the LOC117378206 gene encoding 26S proteasome non-ATPase regulatory subunit 4 isoform X1: MVLESTMVCVDNSEYMRNGDFLPTRLQAQQDAVNIVCHSKTRSNPENNVGLITMANSNCEVLTTLTPDTGRILSKLHAVQPKGKICFCTGIRVAHLALKHRQGKNHKMRIIAFVGSPVEDNEKDLVKMAKRLKKEKVNVDIINFGEEEVNTEKLTAFINTLNGKEGTGSHLVTVPPGPSLADALLSSPILAGEGGSMMGLGASDFEFGVDPSADPELALALRVSMEEQRQRQEEEARRVAAASAAEAGVTTPSADESEEALLKMSVSQPDNGAAVLPDFSSMTEEEQIAYAMQMSLAGGEYGEMDTGGPMDTAESVKEEDDYDVMQDPDFLQSVLENLPGVDPNNEAIRNAMGSLASQTGNKPDAKKDQEKKK, from the exons ATGGTGCTCGAAAGTACTATGGTCTG TGTGGATAACAGTGAATATATGAGGAATGGGGACTTTCTACCAACCAGACTACAGGCTCAACAAGATGCTGTCAACATCGTTTGCCACTCAAAGACACGTAGTAACCCAGAAAATAACGTGGGACTCATCACAATGGCAAA TAGTAACTGTGAGGTCCTCACAACACTGACTCCAGACACTGGACGCATATTGTCCAAACTTCATGCGGTCCAACCCAAAGGGAAGATCTGCTTCTGTACCGGTATCAGAGTCGcacat TTAGCACTAAAGCACAGACAAGGCAAAAACCACAAGATGAGGATTATAGCTTTTGTTGGGAGTCCAGTGGAGGATAATGAAAAAGAT CTTGTCAAAATGGCCAAACGGTTGAAGAAAGAAAAGGTTAATGTAGATATTATTAACTTTGGAGAAGAG GAGGTGAATACAGAGAAACTCACAGCTTTCATTAACACCCTGAATGGTAAAGAGGGAACCGGCTCTCACCTGGTGACTGTTCCCCCTGGGCCCAGTTTGGCCGATGCTCTACTTTCATCCCCCATCCTTGCTGGAGAGGGGGGCTCCATGATGGGTCTTGGTGCCAGCGACTTTGAGTTTGGTGTTGATCCAAGTGCAGATCCGGAACTGGCTCTG gCCCTGCGTGTTTcgatggaggagcagcgacagaggcaggaggaagaGGCCCGTAGAGtggctgctgcttctgctgctgagGCCGGTGTGACCACTCCCAGTGCAGATG AATCCGAGGAAGCCTTACTGAAGATGTCCGTGTCTCAGCCCGACAATGGGGCAGCGGTGCTCCCTGACTTTAGCAGCATgactgaggaggagcagatcgCTTATGCCATGCAGATGTCTCTGGCCGGAGGAG AGTATGGAGAAATGGACACAGGAGGCCCTATGGACACAGCAGAATCGGTCAAG gaagAGGATGACTATGATGTGATGCAAGATCCAGACTTCTTACAGAGTGTGTTGGAAAATCTACCTGGAGTTGACCCAAACAATGAAGCCATCCGCAACGCTATGGGTTCCCTGGCATCCCAGACCGGAAACAAACCTGATGCCAAGAAAGACCAAGAAAAGAAGAAATGA
- the znf687b gene encoding zinc finger protein 687b isoform X1: MGDMKTPDFDDLLAAFDIPDIDAKEAIQSAPDETEAPHTGAPGSALGKPENVVGVGSSLRPPSPPDSQTDTSIVSVIVKNKVRAVDGVDGETDQDPIDVIAGVDVGPRLGACAPGVAESEPLNHNGFGTSGVSSSLALNQSQSNGAPWSINANKVSSETAGGKTHKQGGNIFNRLKPLVSQGTGDPVGRARKMQLLQQQHQQQQDTGQERPDGVKASLPSSSSLPAGSSPLAAAGPVGLASPFFPPSKPVLPTPSHPLHSAQPFNGASKGGFQHTPMDEEDSDPDLGSPLVIQETPDSPTCAELSQRYKSDSTQPSSTIAPHPKPGDTPSGASMGVSMPQSGTTENPAQEDRHPEHVIEERDSPESPEPEMPKSTAEVASKRCSSPAVASTPPPSELREPKEEEEEMEVGNGIDRVVDGKGDAEKGENAKTGEEKMNVEYSKSKTSGADTNATPAASGTPSRPLKVRIKTIKTSTGVTRTVTRVASKGGADKTQSGDHKLLSNKNSKNEAGQVTPSQKVSALNALPVSTLAASSVMLAAATKVQNKMAASEKAKVSATAVSITKSTALPVTPSAASTPKFSAGTGGISVRTSTNKTANGSSGTIIASSLQPSKPASIVNSTGAVISRSQSSLVEAFNKILNSKNLLPSYKPDLSAPPPPEWGLPLPSTGYRCLECGDAFALERSLARHYDRRSLRIEVTCNHCAKRLAFFNKCSLLLHAREHKERGLVMQCSHLVMRPVTVEQMIGQQDITPIGGLLSSSSSSPPVSASSTTTVSGTSSSPSPRKDSSSPASAQPRQVRRATQGPQALMPLPCKKAEGLQYNNFKCPECQTQCNNKAELLTHFQQIRATSNATCSQCSPPMMLPNPCALSAHQRIHKHKAPHVCPECGGTARQASFQTHLEEACLHFARRIGYRCSSCQVVFGGLNSIKSHIQTAHCEVFHKCPSCPMAFKSAPSAQSHISTQHPNLTGGQAKMIYKCVMCDTVFTLKPLLYMHFDTHLAKQKVHVFKCPDCTKLYAQKGSMMEHIKTAHRGPSAKQEVQSDNSSSAPTLTNASASGLKSKSSVKTDNSDGEDWGREQEDEEEEEDEDDDDDGDEDYEAPGSHTVSANQSEWTCPQCQTTFTDHDDFLSHVKMEHGKFPCRICGGTFSTSSSLRRHERVIHEGNKRVFRCQYCTEGKRTFGSRFLLDKHIRLHHRNSEGQGPPMTRKRAATGADGPGSSSELDAEGPSMFRPGEEEEHPSEDGEEGAGPAKRTRASVASTPVLPPAELEEDDVFRCVPCGFTTEDGAEFQQHIPQHRADTASFQCLQCGVCFASAGSLGRHRFITHRVRDTHSSSSEAPSAAPQRSHLGTTPDGSPAGSPHASAEESEGNLTCKVCGRRFDKASDLNTHFRTHGMAFLTAHKTDKP, from the exons ATGGGGGACATGAAGACCCCAGATTTTGATGACCTTTTGGCAGCGTTTGACATTCCTGATATAGATGCCAAAGAGGCCATCCAGTCTGCCCCAGATGAGACCGAGGCGCCCCATACTGGAGCCCCTGGTTCAGCCTTGGGAAAGCCAGAAAACGTGGTTGGTGTTGGGTCATCTTTAAGACCACCAAGCCCCCCAGACTCCCAAACAGATACTTCAATTGTCAGTGTGATTGTAAAGAATAAGGTCCGTGCTGTGGATGGAGTGGATGGAGAGACTGACCAGGACCCCATTGACGTTATTGCAGGGGTGGATGTGGGACCCCGACTTGGTGCTTGTGCTCCTGGGGTAGCTGAATCAGAGCCACTAAATCACAATGGCTTTGGGACATCTGGCGTGTCTTCTTCCCTTGCATTAAATCAATCACAGTCCAATGGAGCACCGTGGTCAATCAACGCCAACAAAGTGTCTTCTGAAACAGCagggggcaagacacataaacAGGGAGGCAACATTTTCAATAGACTAAAGCCTCTTGTATCACAGGGTACTGGCGATCCCGTGGGTAGAGCCAGGAAAATGCAACTTCTTCAGCAGCAGCATCAACAGCAACAAGACACAGGACAGGAGCGGCCAGATGGGGTCAAAGCATCACTACCGTCATCCTCCTCTTTACCTGCTGGGTCGTCACCTTTAGCTGCAGCGGGACCTGTTGGACTTGCCtcacctttctttccccctTCCAAACCGGTGCTACCTACGCCTTCACATCCTCTGCACTCTGCTCAGCCTTTTAACGGTGCTAGTAAAGGGGGGTTTCAGCACACACCAATGGACGAGGAAGATTCAGACCCTGATTTAGGAAGCCCGTTGGTGATACAAGAAACCCCGGATTCGCCAACCTGCGCTGAGCTAAGTCAAAGGTACAAGTCTGATTCAACCCAGCCATCGTCAACTATAGCCCCACATCCAAAACCAGGGGACACTCCTTCGGGGGCGTCAATGGGTGTGTCCATGCCTCAGTCTGGTACGACAGAAAATCCTGCTCAAGAAGACAGGCATCCAGAGCATGTGATTGAAGAAAGAGACTCCCCGGAAAGTCCCGAACCGGAAATGCCCAAATCTACAGCTGAAGTTGCATCAAAGAGGTGCTCAAGTCCTGCTGTAGCCTCCACTCCGCCTCCTTCTGAACTGAGGGAGCccaaagaagaggaggaggagatggaagtGGGAAATGGTATTGATAGGGTTGTAGATGGAAAAGGAGATGCTGAAAAGGGTGAAAATGCCAAAACGGGTGAAGAAAAAATGAATGTCGAATactcaaaatcaaaaacatctggAGCAGACACTAATGCTACCCCAGCTGCATCTGGCACACCATCCCGCCCTCTCAAAGTTCGAATAAAGACTATCAAAACATCCACAGGGGTTACTCGGACAGTTACCAGGGTAGCATCTAAAGGAGGGGCAGATAAGACCCAAAGTGGGGATCACAAACTGTTATCgaacaaaaattcaaaaaatGAAGCTGGACAAGTAACACCTTCACAGAAAGTAAGTGCTCTCAATGCCTTGCCTGTGTCCACTCTTGCTGCTAGTAGTGTCATGTTGGCAGCAGCTACTAAAGTCCAGAATAAAATGGCTGCTTCTGAAAAGGCTAAGGTCTCTGCGACTGCTGTTAGCATCACAAAATCCACGGCTTTACCCGTGACTCCCTCTGCGGCCTCGACTCCCAAGTTTTCAGCTGGTACTGGTGGCATAAGCGTGCGTACATCCACTAATAAGACAGCCAATGGAAGCAGTGGCACCATAATAGCAAGCAGCCTCCAACCAAGTAAACCTGCTTCTATAGTCAACAGTACAGGAGCTGTTATCTCCCGCAGTCAGTCAAGTTTGGTTGAAGCTTTCAACAAAATTTTAAATAGTAAGAATCTGCTACCAAGCTACAAGCCTGACCTATCTGCCCCTCCACCTCCAGAGTGGGGTTTACCACTGCCCTCTACTGGATACCGGTGTTTGGAATGTGGAGATGCATTTGCACTGGAACGAAGCCTGGCCCGACACTATGATAGGAGATCACTACGGATAGAGGTGACGTGTAATCATTGTGCAAAGAGACTTGCTTTTTTCAACAAGTGCAGTCTACTCCTCCATGCACGAGAGCATAAGGAGCGCGGGCTGGTGATGCAGTGTTCACATCTGGTCATGAGGCCTGTCACTGTGGAGCAGATGATTGGACAACAGGACATTACACCCATCGGTG GCCTgctttcctcttcatcctcctctcctccagtcTCCGCCTCCTCTACAACCACTGTCTCCGGGACATCCTCCAGCCCCAGCCCTAGAAAAGACTCCTCCTCTCCGGCCTCCGCTCAGCCGCGACAAGTGCGACGAGCCACCCAGGGTCCACAGGCGCTGATGCCTTTGCCCTGTAAGAAGGCAGAGGGGCTACAATACAACAACTTCAAATGTCCTGAGTGCCAAACGCAGTGCAACAACAAGGCTGAACTGTTGACACACTTCCAACAGATTAGAGCCACTTCAAACGCT ACTTGTTCACAGTGTTCTCCTCCCATGATGCTGCCAAACCCGTGCGCCCTGTCTGCTCACCAGAGAATTCACAAACACAAGGCCCCGCACGTCTGTCCTGAATGTGGGGGCACCGCGAGGCAGGCCAGCTTTCAGACTCACCTGGAGGAGGCATGTCTGCACTTTGCACGCCGCATTGGTTACAG GTGCTCGAGTTGCCAGGTTGTGTTTGGCGGCCTAAACTCCATCAAGTCCCACATTCAGACAGCTCACTGCGAAGTCTTCCACAAGTGCCCCAGCTGCCCCATGGCCTTCAAGTCCGCCCCCTCCGCCCAGAGCCACATCAGCACACAGCACCCCAATCTCACAGGGGGGCAGGCCAA aATGATCTACAAGTGTGTGATGTGCGACACAGTTTTCACCCTGAAGCCCTTGTTGTATATGCACTTTGACACTCATTTAGCCAAACAGAAAGTGCATGTATTCAAGTGTCCAGACTGCACCAAGCTCTACGCCCAAAAGGGGTCAATGATGGAGCATATCAAG ACGGCTCACAGAGGTCCATCAGCCAAACAGGAAGTTCAGTCTGACAACTCTAGCTCTGCCCCCACCTTGACGAACGCCAGTGCCTCTGGTCTCAAGTCCAAGTCCTCTGTGAAAACCGACAACTCTGATGGAGAGGACTGGGGCCGCGAGcaagaagatgaggaagaggaggaggatgaagatgatgatgacgatggaGATGAAGATTATGAAGCTCCTGGAAGTCACACAGTCTCAGCCAACCAATCAGAGTGGACCTGCCCTCAGTGCCAGACCACCTTCACAGACCATGACGACTTTCTCAGCCACGTGAAAATGGAGCACGGCAAG tttcCATGCCGCATCTGTGGAGGAACGTTCAGCACATCCTCAAGTCTGAGGCGCCACGAGCGTGTCATCCATGAGGGAAACAAACGTGTCTTCCGCTGCCA ATACTGCACTGAAGGCAAACGCACCTTTGGGAGTCGGTTCCTTTTGGACAAACACATTCGGCTGCATCACCGAAACTCAGAGGGCCAG GGCCCTCCAATGACGAGGAAGCGTGCGGCCACTGGAGCGGATGGCCCAGGCAGCTCGTCGGAGCTCGATGCTGAGGGCCCGTCGATGTTCAGgccaggggaggaggaggagcacccctcagaggacggagaggaggggGCCGGTCCTGCCAAGAGAACCCGGGCGTCTGTGGCCTCGACACCCGTGCTGCCCCCAGCTGAGCTGGAGGAGGACGACGTGTTCCGGTGCGTTCCATGCGGCTTCACCACGGAGGATGGAGCGGAGTTCCAGCAGCACATCCCACAGCACCGCGCGGACACGGCCTCCTTCCAGTGCCTGCAATGTGGGGTGTGCTTCGCTTCGGCCGGCTCTTTAGGCCGGCACCGCTTCATCACCCATCGCGTTCGGGAcacccacagcagcagcagtgaagcCCCCTCAGCTGCCCCGCAACGCTCTCACCTGGGCACTACTCCAGACGGGTCACCTGCTGGCTCACCCCACGCTTCAGCAGAGGAGTCAGAGGGTAACCTGACCTGCAAAGTATGTGGTCGTCGTTTCGACAAAGCCTCGGACCTCAACACGCACTTCCGAACCCATGGAATGGCGTTCCTCACAGCCCACAAGACGGACAAACCCTAG
- the znf687b gene encoding zinc finger protein 687b isoform X2 yields the protein MGDMKTPDFDDLLAAFDIPDIDAKEAIQSAPDETEAPHTGAPGSALGKPENVVGVGSSLRPPSPPDSQTDTSIVSVIVKNKVRAVDGVDGETDQDPIDVIAGVDVGPRLGACAPGVAESEPLNHNGFGTSGVSSSLALNQSQSNGAPWSINANKVSSETAGGKTHKQGGNIFNRLKPLVSQGTGDPVGRARKMQLLQQQHQQQQDTGQERPDGVKASLPSSSSLPAGSSPLAAAGPVGLASPFFPPSKPVLPTPSHPLHSAQPFNGASKGGFQHTPMDEEDSDPDLGSPLVIQETPDSPTCAELSQRYKSDSTQPSSTIAPHPKPGDTPSGASMGVSMPQSGTTENPAQEDRHPEHVIEERDSPESPEPEMPKSTAEVASKRCSSPAVASTPPPSELREPKEEEEEMEVGNGIDRVVDGKGDAEKGENAKTGEEKMNVEYSKSKTSGADTNATPAASGTPSRPLKVRIKTIKTSTGVTRTVTRVASKGGADKTQSGDHKLLSNKNSKNEAGQVTPSQKVSALNALPVSTLAASSVMLAAATKVQNKMAASEKAKVSATAVSITKSTALPVTPSAASTPKFSAGTGGISVRTSTNKTANGSSGTIIASSLQPSKPASIVNSTGAVISRSQSSLVEAFNKILNSKNLLPSYKPDLSAPPPPEWGLPLPSTGYRCLECGDAFALERSLARHYDRRSLRIEVTCNHCAKRLAFFNKCSLLLHAREHKERGLVMQCSHLVMRPVTVEQMIGQQDITPIGVSASSTTTVSGTSSSPSPRKDSSSPASAQPRQVRRATQGPQALMPLPCKKAEGLQYNNFKCPECQTQCNNKAELLTHFQQIRATSNATCSQCSPPMMLPNPCALSAHQRIHKHKAPHVCPECGGTARQASFQTHLEEACLHFARRIGYRCSSCQVVFGGLNSIKSHIQTAHCEVFHKCPSCPMAFKSAPSAQSHISTQHPNLTGGQAKMIYKCVMCDTVFTLKPLLYMHFDTHLAKQKVHVFKCPDCTKLYAQKGSMMEHIKTAHRGPSAKQEVQSDNSSSAPTLTNASASGLKSKSSVKTDNSDGEDWGREQEDEEEEEDEDDDDDGDEDYEAPGSHTVSANQSEWTCPQCQTTFTDHDDFLSHVKMEHGKFPCRICGGTFSTSSSLRRHERVIHEGNKRVFRCQYCTEGKRTFGSRFLLDKHIRLHHRNSEGQGPPMTRKRAATGADGPGSSSELDAEGPSMFRPGEEEEHPSEDGEEGAGPAKRTRASVASTPVLPPAELEEDDVFRCVPCGFTTEDGAEFQQHIPQHRADTASFQCLQCGVCFASAGSLGRHRFITHRVRDTHSSSSEAPSAAPQRSHLGTTPDGSPAGSPHASAEESEGNLTCKVCGRRFDKASDLNTHFRTHGMAFLTAHKTDKP from the exons ATGGGGGACATGAAGACCCCAGATTTTGATGACCTTTTGGCAGCGTTTGACATTCCTGATATAGATGCCAAAGAGGCCATCCAGTCTGCCCCAGATGAGACCGAGGCGCCCCATACTGGAGCCCCTGGTTCAGCCTTGGGAAAGCCAGAAAACGTGGTTGGTGTTGGGTCATCTTTAAGACCACCAAGCCCCCCAGACTCCCAAACAGATACTTCAATTGTCAGTGTGATTGTAAAGAATAAGGTCCGTGCTGTGGATGGAGTGGATGGAGAGACTGACCAGGACCCCATTGACGTTATTGCAGGGGTGGATGTGGGACCCCGACTTGGTGCTTGTGCTCCTGGGGTAGCTGAATCAGAGCCACTAAATCACAATGGCTTTGGGACATCTGGCGTGTCTTCTTCCCTTGCATTAAATCAATCACAGTCCAATGGAGCACCGTGGTCAATCAACGCCAACAAAGTGTCTTCTGAAACAGCagggggcaagacacataaacAGGGAGGCAACATTTTCAATAGACTAAAGCCTCTTGTATCACAGGGTACTGGCGATCCCGTGGGTAGAGCCAGGAAAATGCAACTTCTTCAGCAGCAGCATCAACAGCAACAAGACACAGGACAGGAGCGGCCAGATGGGGTCAAAGCATCACTACCGTCATCCTCCTCTTTACCTGCTGGGTCGTCACCTTTAGCTGCAGCGGGACCTGTTGGACTTGCCtcacctttctttccccctTCCAAACCGGTGCTACCTACGCCTTCACATCCTCTGCACTCTGCTCAGCCTTTTAACGGTGCTAGTAAAGGGGGGTTTCAGCACACACCAATGGACGAGGAAGATTCAGACCCTGATTTAGGAAGCCCGTTGGTGATACAAGAAACCCCGGATTCGCCAACCTGCGCTGAGCTAAGTCAAAGGTACAAGTCTGATTCAACCCAGCCATCGTCAACTATAGCCCCACATCCAAAACCAGGGGACACTCCTTCGGGGGCGTCAATGGGTGTGTCCATGCCTCAGTCTGGTACGACAGAAAATCCTGCTCAAGAAGACAGGCATCCAGAGCATGTGATTGAAGAAAGAGACTCCCCGGAAAGTCCCGAACCGGAAATGCCCAAATCTACAGCTGAAGTTGCATCAAAGAGGTGCTCAAGTCCTGCTGTAGCCTCCACTCCGCCTCCTTCTGAACTGAGGGAGCccaaagaagaggaggaggagatggaagtGGGAAATGGTATTGATAGGGTTGTAGATGGAAAAGGAGATGCTGAAAAGGGTGAAAATGCCAAAACGGGTGAAGAAAAAATGAATGTCGAATactcaaaatcaaaaacatctggAGCAGACACTAATGCTACCCCAGCTGCATCTGGCACACCATCCCGCCCTCTCAAAGTTCGAATAAAGACTATCAAAACATCCACAGGGGTTACTCGGACAGTTACCAGGGTAGCATCTAAAGGAGGGGCAGATAAGACCCAAAGTGGGGATCACAAACTGTTATCgaacaaaaattcaaaaaatGAAGCTGGACAAGTAACACCTTCACAGAAAGTAAGTGCTCTCAATGCCTTGCCTGTGTCCACTCTTGCTGCTAGTAGTGTCATGTTGGCAGCAGCTACTAAAGTCCAGAATAAAATGGCTGCTTCTGAAAAGGCTAAGGTCTCTGCGACTGCTGTTAGCATCACAAAATCCACGGCTTTACCCGTGACTCCCTCTGCGGCCTCGACTCCCAAGTTTTCAGCTGGTACTGGTGGCATAAGCGTGCGTACATCCACTAATAAGACAGCCAATGGAAGCAGTGGCACCATAATAGCAAGCAGCCTCCAACCAAGTAAACCTGCTTCTATAGTCAACAGTACAGGAGCTGTTATCTCCCGCAGTCAGTCAAGTTTGGTTGAAGCTTTCAACAAAATTTTAAATAGTAAGAATCTGCTACCAAGCTACAAGCCTGACCTATCTGCCCCTCCACCTCCAGAGTGGGGTTTACCACTGCCCTCTACTGGATACCGGTGTTTGGAATGTGGAGATGCATTTGCACTGGAACGAAGCCTGGCCCGACACTATGATAGGAGATCACTACGGATAGAGGTGACGTGTAATCATTGTGCAAAGAGACTTGCTTTTTTCAACAAGTGCAGTCTACTCCTCCATGCACGAGAGCATAAGGAGCGCGGGCTGGTGATGCAGTGTTCACATCTGGTCATGAGGCCTGTCACTGTGGAGCAGATGATTGGACAACAGGACATTACACCCATCGGTG tcTCCGCCTCCTCTACAACCACTGTCTCCGGGACATCCTCCAGCCCCAGCCCTAGAAAAGACTCCTCCTCTCCGGCCTCCGCTCAGCCGCGACAAGTGCGACGAGCCACCCAGGGTCCACAGGCGCTGATGCCTTTGCCCTGTAAGAAGGCAGAGGGGCTACAATACAACAACTTCAAATGTCCTGAGTGCCAAACGCAGTGCAACAACAAGGCTGAACTGTTGACACACTTCCAACAGATTAGAGCCACTTCAAACGCT ACTTGTTCACAGTGTTCTCCTCCCATGATGCTGCCAAACCCGTGCGCCCTGTCTGCTCACCAGAGAATTCACAAACACAAGGCCCCGCACGTCTGTCCTGAATGTGGGGGCACCGCGAGGCAGGCCAGCTTTCAGACTCACCTGGAGGAGGCATGTCTGCACTTTGCACGCCGCATTGGTTACAG GTGCTCGAGTTGCCAGGTTGTGTTTGGCGGCCTAAACTCCATCAAGTCCCACATTCAGACAGCTCACTGCGAAGTCTTCCACAAGTGCCCCAGCTGCCCCATGGCCTTCAAGTCCGCCCCCTCCGCCCAGAGCCACATCAGCACACAGCACCCCAATCTCACAGGGGGGCAGGCCAA aATGATCTACAAGTGTGTGATGTGCGACACAGTTTTCACCCTGAAGCCCTTGTTGTATATGCACTTTGACACTCATTTAGCCAAACAGAAAGTGCATGTATTCAAGTGTCCAGACTGCACCAAGCTCTACGCCCAAAAGGGGTCAATGATGGAGCATATCAAG ACGGCTCACAGAGGTCCATCAGCCAAACAGGAAGTTCAGTCTGACAACTCTAGCTCTGCCCCCACCTTGACGAACGCCAGTGCCTCTGGTCTCAAGTCCAAGTCCTCTGTGAAAACCGACAACTCTGATGGAGAGGACTGGGGCCGCGAGcaagaagatgaggaagaggaggaggatgaagatgatgatgacgatggaGATGAAGATTATGAAGCTCCTGGAAGTCACACAGTCTCAGCCAACCAATCAGAGTGGACCTGCCCTCAGTGCCAGACCACCTTCACAGACCATGACGACTTTCTCAGCCACGTGAAAATGGAGCACGGCAAG tttcCATGCCGCATCTGTGGAGGAACGTTCAGCACATCCTCAAGTCTGAGGCGCCACGAGCGTGTCATCCATGAGGGAAACAAACGTGTCTTCCGCTGCCA ATACTGCACTGAAGGCAAACGCACCTTTGGGAGTCGGTTCCTTTTGGACAAACACATTCGGCTGCATCACCGAAACTCAGAGGGCCAG GGCCCTCCAATGACGAGGAAGCGTGCGGCCACTGGAGCGGATGGCCCAGGCAGCTCGTCGGAGCTCGATGCTGAGGGCCCGTCGATGTTCAGgccaggggaggaggaggagcacccctcagaggacggagaggaggggGCCGGTCCTGCCAAGAGAACCCGGGCGTCTGTGGCCTCGACACCCGTGCTGCCCCCAGCTGAGCTGGAGGAGGACGACGTGTTCCGGTGCGTTCCATGCGGCTTCACCACGGAGGATGGAGCGGAGTTCCAGCAGCACATCCCACAGCACCGCGCGGACACGGCCTCCTTCCAGTGCCTGCAATGTGGGGTGTGCTTCGCTTCGGCCGGCTCTTTAGGCCGGCACCGCTTCATCACCCATCGCGTTCGGGAcacccacagcagcagcagtgaagcCCCCTCAGCTGCCCCGCAACGCTCTCACCTGGGCACTACTCCAGACGGGTCACCTGCTGGCTCACCCCACGCTTCAGCAGAGGAGTCAGAGGGTAACCTGACCTGCAAAGTATGTGGTCGTCGTTTCGACAAAGCCTCGGACCTCAACACGCACTTCCGAACCCATGGAATGGCGTTCCTCACAGCCCACAAGACGGACAAACCCTAG